One genomic window of Solanum dulcamara chromosome 12, daSolDulc1.2, whole genome shotgun sequence includes the following:
- the LOC129877137 gene encoding 1-Cys peroxiredoxin translates to MPGLTIGDDLPNLQVETNHGTMKLHDYVGDSYTILFSHPGDFTPVCTTELGMMAAYASKFAERGVKLIGLSCDDVHSHNEWIKDIEAYNKGHKVTYPIIADPKRELIKQLNMVDPDETDSSGHKVPSRALHIVGPDKKIKLSFLYPASTGRNMDEVLRVVDSLQLSAKHKVATPANWKPGEPVVISPSVSNEQAKEMFPQGFDTTDLPSGKSYLRFSIF, encoded by the exons ATGCCAGGCCTTACTATTGGAGATGACCTTCCTAATCTTCAAGTAGAAACGAATCATGGAACGATGAAACTCCATGACTATGTTGGTGATAGCTACACCATTCTATTTTCTCATCCAG GTGATTTTACGCCAGTATGCACGACGGAGCTTGGTATGATGGCGGCTTATGCCAGCAAATTCGCTGAACGAGGAGTCAAACTTATTGGACTTTCTTGTGACGATGTCCACTCTCACAATGAGTGGATCAAGGATATTGAAGCTTACAAC AAGGGACACAAGGTGACATACCCAATCATTGCTGATCCAAAAAGAGAATTGATTAAGCAACTGAACATGGTGGATCCTGATGAAACAGATTCCTCTGGTCATAAAGTTCCTTCTCGTGCTCTTCACATCGTAGGTCCGGACAAGAAG ATAAAGCTGAGCTTTCTATACCCAGCAAGCACCGGAAGAAACATGGATGAAGTGTTGAGGGTGGTGGACTCACTGCAGCTTTCTGCAAAGCACAAAGTTGCAACCCCAGCAAACTGGAAACCGGGAGAGCCGGTGGTCATATCACCGAGTGTCTCTAATGAACAAGCCAAGGAGATGTTTCCACAGGGTTTTGACACTACCGATCTTCCATCTGGCAAGAGTTACCTCCGCTTCTCCATCTTCTAa